The Podospora pseudocomata strain CBS 415.72m chromosome 3, whole genome shotgun sequence genome window below encodes:
- the INDA1 gene encoding Amino-acid permease inda1 (COG:E; EggNog:ENOG503NUN0) has protein sequence MSSSEEKGPLPVTPEKEVPPPQFTHGGDAINQHRDQEDFWTRNGLNLKSFQRRGDGAAIDSLDRTMKGRHLHMIAIGGSIGAGFFVGSGKALATGGPATLLIDFSIIGIMMFNTVYALGELAVMFPVSGGFYTYSTRFIDPSWGFAMGWNYVMQWSIVLPLELTVCGITIEYWTKDVNVAVWITVFMFAIIFVNVFGTLGYAEEEFWSSVLKLGATVVFMIIAVVLVCGGGPKDSAYDEYSGGKLWQDPGAFANGFRGFCSVFVTAAFSFSGTELVGLAAAEARNPVKSLPGAIKQVFWRITLFYILGLTFIGLLIRHDDDRLLGGDNPYINVDASPFVLVGLDAKLYGYDSFMNVIILVSVLSIGVSSVYGGSRTLTALSQQGYAPKIFSYIDRSGRPLISVLFVCAFGPLAYVNLSTSGVVVFDWLLALSGLAALFTWGSICLAHIRFRKAWALQGHTLDEIPFKAAGGVYGSYLGLLLVILVLIAQLFVAICPVGGGFNDVEGFFKSYLALPVVIVFWIGGFIWKRTGWLRTDQIDVDTGRRELPWDEINEYRERLAQMPAWKRVLHTVFV, from the exons ATGTCGTCCTCAGAAGAGAAGGGACCCCTCCCTGTCACTCCTGAGAAGGAGGTTCCTCCCCCACAGTTCACCcacggtggtgatgccatCAACCAGCATCGCGACCAAGAGGACTTCTGGACTCGCAATggcctcaacctcaagtCCTTCCAGAGACGTGGCGATGGCGCCGCCATCGACTCTCTCGACCGCACCATGAAAGGCCGCCATCTGCACATGATTGCCATCGGTGGTTCTATCGGTGCTGGTTTCTTCGTCGGTTCCGGAAAGGCCCTCGCTACCGGTGGTCCCGcaaccctcctcatcgaTTTCTCCATCATTGGTATTATGATGTTCAACACGGTCTACGCTCTCGGCGAACTTGCTGTCATGTTCCCTGTCTCTGGTGGTTTCTACACGTACTCTACTCGCTTCATCGATCCTTCCTGGGGTTTCGCCATGGGCTGGAACTACGTCATGCAATGGTCTATCGTCTTGCCTCTTGAACTCACGGTCTGCGGTATCACAATTGAATACTGGACGAAAGACGTCAATGTCG CTGTCTGGATCACCGTCTTCATGTttgccatcatcttcgtcaaCGTTTTCGGCACTCTCGGATAcgctgaggaggagttcTGGTCTTCGGTTCTCAAGCTCGGAGCGACTGTCGTCTTCATGATCATTgccgtcgtcctcgtctgtGGCGGTGGTCCCAAGGACAGCGCTTACGACGAATACTCTGGTGGCAAGCTTTGGCAAGATCCTGGCGCTTTCGCCAACGGCTTCCGTGGCTTCTGCTCCGTCTTCGTCACTGCTgctttctccttctccggaACTGAGCTGGTCGGTCTTGCCGCTGCTGAGGCCCGCAACCCCGTCAAGTCTCTTCCCGGTGCCATCAAGCAGGTGTTCTGGCGTATCACCCTCTTCTACATCCTGGGTCTCACCTTCATCGGTCTCCTCATCCGCCACGATGACGACCGTCTCCTCGGTGGTGACAACCCGTACATCAACGTCGATGCTTCTCCCTTCGTCCTGGTCGGTCTCGATGCCAAGCTTTACGGCTATGATTCGTTCATGAACGTCATTATCTTGGTCTCCGTCCTTTCCATCGGTGTTTCCTCCGTCTATGGTGGTTCCCGTACCCTCACTGCCCTTTCCCAGCAGGGTTATGCCCCCAAGATCTTCTCCTACATCGACCGCTCCGGCCGCCCTCTCATCTCCGTGCTCTTCGTTTGCGCTTTCGGCCCCCTCGCCTATGTCAACCTGAGCACTTCCGGTGTCGTTGTCTTCGACTGGCTCCTCGCCTTGTCTGGTCTTgccgccctcttcacctGGGGTTCCATCTGCTTGGCCCATATCCGCTTCCGCAAGGCTTGGGCTCTCCAGGGTCACACTCTGGATGAGATTCCCTTCAAGGCCGCTGGTGGTGTCTATGGCTCTtacctcggcctcctcctcgtcatcctcgtcttgatCGCTCAGCTTTTCGTCGCCATCTGCCccgtcggcggcggcttcaACGATGTCGAGGGCTTCTTCAAGTCTTACCTCGCCCTTcccgtcgtcatcgtcttctgGATCGGTGGTTTCATCTGGAAGCGAACAGGTTGGCTCCGCACCGACCAGATCGATGTTGACACTGGCCGCCGCGAGCTCCCCTGGGACGAGATCAACGAGTACCGCGAGAGGCTTGCTCAGATGCCCGCCTGGAAGCGCGTCTTGCATACTGTCTTCgtctaa
- the rec14 gene encoding Ski complex subunit Rec14 (COG:S; EggNog:ENOG503NWRU) — translation MAVDLSRDGRLTASGHENGGVYVFNNDAGRMVYSLSGLAKPVRTVAFSPGCKRLAAAGNAGIIALYDMEHGEHVANLSAPGNRPSWITSLDWNDTGDYLLSGQLDGKVKVWDVARGACVATHSETDKALWCVRWLPPTERALGPGMGKGERFCAAGASRSLSFYREATGI, via the exons ATGGCGGTGGATTTGAGTAGGGATGGGAGGCTGACGGCGTCGGGGCATGAGAATGGGGGGGTGTATGTCTTTAATAATGatgcggggaggatggtttATTCGCTTTCTG GTCTCGCCAAACCGGTACGAACCGTAGCCTTCTCACCCGGCTGCAAGAGGCTGGCTGCTGCCGGCAACGCCGGTATCATCGCTCTCTATGACATGGAGCATGGAGAGCACGTCGCGAACTTGAGCGCGCCGGGCAACAGGCCGTCGTGGATCACATCACTCGACTGGAACGATACGGGAGACTACCTCCTCAGTGGGCAGCTGGatggcaaggtcaaggtctgGGATGTCGCAAGGGGGGCTTGTGTGGCTACGCACAGCGAGACGGACAAGGCTTTGTGGTGTGTACGCTGGTTGCCACCGACCGAACGTGCGCTTGGGCCTGGGATGGGTAAAGGAGAGAGGTTTTGCGCGGCGGGTGCTAGTCGGAGTTTGAGTTTCTATCGGGAGGCTACGGGTATCTAA
- a CDS encoding hypothetical protein (EggNog:ENOG503P0N4; COG:I) — MATSTLGLIPNWYPPTRENYDLILSLWKWFPAFASLQWATTWYGMGKTSLPSPLNLPGRLAWLTMESPGFLTLLYTFFRLPPQLSVTDLPWQNSVLAGLFVIHYSYRAILFPFLQPSMAPMHLSIWASAFSFQVINGLMLGSWLGGYGPTSQEEWDNLLPFGTLQFSVGIAIFYVGLAANYYHDDELREIRRRENHRQDRLVKEGRVKRGDVSRHYEVPKAGLFKYMLYPHYFVEWVEWFGYWTAAGYGCVPARCFLFNEVASMLPRAVRGKAWYVEKFGEEKVGKKWAVIPGFW; from the exons ATGGCCACCTCAACATTGGGTCTCATACCAAACTGGTACCCCCCCACCCGCGAAAACTAcgacctcatcctctccttgTGGAAGTGGTTCCCTGCC TTCGCCTCCCTCCAATGGGCAACAACCTGGTACGGCATGGgcaaaacctccctcccctccccgctcAACCTGCCCGGCCGTCTAGCCTGGCTAACAATGGAATCCCCCggcttcctcaccctcctctacACCTTCTTTCGTCTCCCCCCGCAGCTTTCCGTCACCGACCTCCCCTGGCAAAACTccgtcctcgccggcctcttcGTAATCCACTACTCCTACCgcgccatcctcttccccttcctccaaccATCCATGGCACCAATGCACCTCTCCATCTgggcctcggccttctccttccaaGTCATCAACGGGCTCATGCTCGGGTCCTGGCTAGGCGGGTACGGACCAACCTCCCAAGAAGAATGGGATAACCTCTTGCCGTTTGGAACACTGCAGTTCAGCGTTGGCATCGCGATTTTTTACGTGGGGCTGGCGGCGAATTACtatcatgatgatgagctgagggagataaggaggagggagaaccATCGCCAGGATAGGCTGGTTAAAGAAGGcagggtgaagaggggggatgtgAGCAGGCATTATGAGGTTCCCAAGGCGGGCTTGTTCAAGTACATGTTGTATCCGCATTACTTTGTCGAGTGGGTCGAGTGGTTTGGGTATTGGACTGCGGCGGGGTACGGGTGTGTGCCGGCGAGGTGCTTCTTGTTCAATGAGGTTGCGTCAATGTTGCCCAGAGCGGTGAGGGGGAAGGCCTGGTATGTTGAGAAAttcggggaggagaaggtggggaAGAAGTGGGCGGTTATTCCGGGGTTCTGGTAG
- a CDS encoding hypothetical protein (COG:O; EggNog:ENOG503P08N), whose amino-acid sequence MAKSRKTKRQGKTTRQIGASKRSCSICQKIILAFTPSRSKKRLEEVLGTWKEVMVDSKCQQHKDILLFQNGRALRFRFPVPIPADTLVRLVRYHWDDNRECRIEATLGQTGNLVDGTLRSYSFVLLPSHPSDNLDRYGRLIHAHWIDSSLFRRWKTDCDQHHQHCKPSSVILPALASIRPAWLVDIVRQCLVPAQLTDSYVCLSYVWGGAKQFTTAMDNLERLQQPNALSFVPLAKTITHAMAVVEMAGEKFLWVDALCIVQDDDKQKHQDVQNMSGIYANATFTIIARSATNADSGLPGLFGISQQRKVQQHTWRLGPSSTVINIQHRDWKDDQNRGAWFTRGWTFQEELFSRRQLVLREHGPAHWTCMSAQWREDIRLPDITIQMPSPKRYPYQRSIYPEIHNVFPNIPKLAGIIENYNRRSFTLPEDSLRAFSGIATALLSSFQGGLISGLPADFFYAGLLWFPFSKDIVLRWPGGIPKASCVPSWSWAAWKGSLDLKVWRVADTWRPVGTNLRSWRGEQCFHERIFPIVEWSYHTTSDGPGIEIKDRFYALKEKYFDSDKTRCPPGWTRRPWTSSRGPNWVYNYHDESRSLRCLFHPIHLQGKGDSEVPGMTIAPWISCYTRSATLLAAEELIDSEPEYLAQCISLRDSIGTWAGFLTLNPDPLSPSETSDTVNLGLTGKSLTLVEVARGEIWEPTEVPFFHYFKDANHPERPKGAPWYQFYWVMWVEWRGDIAYRRGLGRVVKSIWEAQDRKKMHLMLG is encoded by the exons ATGGCTAAAAGTCGCAAGACCAAAAGACAAGGAAAGACTACCAGACAAATTGGAGCGAGT AAACGATCATGTTCGATATGTCAGAAAATCATCCTTGCTTTCACGCCTTCTAGAAGTAAGAAACGTCTCGAAGAGGTGTTGGGTACCTGGAAAGAGGTCATGGTGGACTCAAAATGCCAACAGCACAAGGACATTTTGCTCTTTCAAAATGGGCGGGCTCTTCGTTTCAGATTTCCAGTGCCGATTCCAGCAGACACACTTGTTAGACTTGTGCGTTACCACTGGGACGACAACCGGGAATGCAGAATAGAGGCCACGTTGGGGCAGACCGGTAATCTGGTTGACGGCACTTTGAGAAGCTACAGTTTTGTTCTCCTCCCTTCACACCCGAGCGACAATCTAGACAGATATGGAAGGCTTATACATGCACACTGGATCGATTCAAGTTTGTTTCGTCGTTGGAAAACCGATTGcgaccaacaccatcagcaCTGCAAGCCTTCCAGTGTGATATTACCAGCCCTTGCTTCCATCCGCCCAGCATGGCTGGTTGACATTGTGCGTCAATGTCTTGTTCCGGCTCAACTGACCGATAGTTATGTGTGTCTAAGCTATGTATGGGGCGGCGCCAAACAATTCACTACGGCAATGGACAATCTTGAGAGGCTGCAGCAACCAAATGCCCTCTCATTCGTGCCTTTGGCAAAAACAATCACCCACGCAATGGCTGTGGTTGAGATGGCTGGCGAAAAGTTTCTTTGGGTGGATGCTCTCTGTATTGTCCAGGATGATGACAAGCAGAAACACCAAGACGTCCAAAACATGTCCGGAATATATGCCAATGCTACATTCACGATAATTGCTCGCAGTGCAACGAATGCAGATAGTGGGCTGCCCGGGCTTTTTGGTATATCGCAACAACGTAAGGTTCAACAGCACACTTGGCGTCTCGGGCCTTCTTCGACCGTTATAAATATACAGCATAGAGACTGGAAAGATGATCAAAACAGGGGGGCGTGGTTTACCAGAGGATGGACATTTCAGGAAGAGTTGTTCTCCAGAAGACAATTGGTTCTTCGTGAACATGGCCCGGCCCATTGGACCTGTATGTCCGCCCAATGGCGAGAGGATATTAGGTTACCCGATATCACAATACAGATGCCGTCACCTAAACGATATCCCTATCAGCGCAGTATCTATCCGGAAATCCACAATGTTTTCCCCAACATCCCGAAACTAGCAGGAATCATCGAAAATTACAATAGGCGAAGTTTCACCCTACCAGAAGATTCTTTAAGAGCATTTTCTGGAATCGCAACAGCACTTCTCTCCTCGTTTCAGGGCGGACTAATTTCTGGACTCCCAGCAGACTTCTTCTATGCTGGACTTTTATGGTTCCCTTTCTCGAAAGACATTGTCCTTCGCTGGCCAGGAGGGATACCAAAAGCATCCTGTGTTCCGAGTTGGAGCTGGGCCGCATGGAAAGGCAGCTTGGATCTAAAGGTTTGGAGGGTAGCGGACACCTGGAGGCCAGTTGGAACGAATCTTAGGTCCTGGAGGGGAGAACAATGCTTCCACGAGAGAATTTTCCCCATAGTCGAGTGGTCCTATCACACCACAAGCGACGGTCCGGGAATTGAGATCAAGGACAGATTTTACGCCTTGAAGGAGAAATATTTTGATTCAGATAAGACGCGATGCCCTCCTGGGTGGACACGCCGTCCGTGGACGAGCTCCCGGGGTCCAAATTGGGTATATAACTACCACGACGAGTCCCGATCGCTGCGATGTCTCTTCCACCCGATTCACCTACAAGGGAAGGGCGATTCTGAAGTTCCTGGCATGACCATAGCCCCTTGGATATCTTGCTACACCCGTTCTGCAACCCTGCTTGCAGCGGAGGAACTGATAGATTCGGAGCCGGAGTACCTTGCACAATGTATAAGTTTACGTGACTCAATAGGCACCTGGGCAGGTTTTTTGACCCTGAATCCGGATCCACTTTCGCCGTCTGAGACATCTGATACGGTGAACTTGGGTTTGACTGGGAAATCTTTAACGTTGGTAGAGGTGGCTAGAGGAGAAATTTGGGAACCCACGGAGGTTCCTTTTTTCCACTATTTCAAAGATGCTAACCACCCCGAGAGACCTAAAGGGGCTCCATGGTACCAGTTTTATTGGGTGATGTGGGTAGAGTGGAGAGGCGACATTGCCTATCGGAGAGGACTGGGGCGAGTGGTGAAGAGTATATGGGAAGCACAGGACCGGAAGAAGATGCACTTGATGCTGGGGTAG
- a CDS encoding hypothetical protein (EggNog:ENOG503PFNR): MPTVLGLTNDQKEKPKIGAAQAPKGYHDGSLVLSENKNQRLDTISKRNYAAAHEMETLLWRAICDDPEQAKEYIADDCVMVNPIFHPDHSSKPVNKESEPSISDLLENAGKFTGFRFHDGGPLVVEAGLMAVSTVYKLSLYKQSRKGGIREISASGSSSWRQTAGADWVLVAWHVAYAEDEDDEDDEE, translated from the coding sequence ATGCCTACCGTCCTAGGCCTCACCAACGACCAAAAGGAGAAGCCCAAAATTGGCGCTGCTCAAGCACCCAAGGGCTATCACGACGGCTCTCTCGTCCTTTCAGAGAACAAGAACCAGCGCCTCGATACCATCTCCAAGCGCAACTATGCCGCCGCCCACGAGATGGAGACTCTTCTTTGGAGAGCCATCTGCGACGACCCAGAACAGGCCAAGGAGTACATCGCCGATGACTGCGTGATGGTCAACCCTATCTTTCACCCCGATCACTCTTCCAAGCCGGTGAACAAGGAGTCGGAGCCGAGTATCAGCGATCTACTGGAGAATGCTGGGAAGTTTACTGGATTCCGGTTCCATGACGGAGGCCCGCTTGTGGTTGAGGCGGGGTTGATGGCTGTTTCGACGGTGTACAAGTTGAGTTTATACAAGCAGAGCCGGAAGGGAGGCATCAGGGAGATTTCGGCGAGTGGAAGCAGCAGTTGGAGGCAGACTGCGGGAGCGGATTGGGTGTTGGTTGCTTGGCATGTTGCTtatgccgaggatgaggacgatgaggatgatgaggagtaG
- a CDS encoding hypothetical protein (MEROPS:MER0902165; EggNog:ENOG503NU2A; COG:S), which produces MVSRKPLPPNATFDPAVPSHARSPEPKPDAQQEFVLPPFESTGGFWDDTSNDINQNQNTDAAQDMLNSHQPGQAAGNYAGLEEENVWANNNSSSNLDRVPTVLRPGSSHRMDNTGSLGKVAERTDAGLDVTRVPTILRPAGGPSSRETNPFKRKMHNQDGSANPASTSSTTPLPESLTGAFSDLAVGDTTKNPWQPALSDNSALGQRPSYQLPEPSPGMEDGWKGSETPRPSTSTPPRLLSLPSEEGSAGWENERDKPPNIQLGFTAEEDEVLGDSHAWDDLGTVNKGNGTAAVPAVPDKGGSDDEWNLIDVDPPRSSQPNVQQSPSNSKPSPPRRRDTWEDFDEEKDTPQPSTSQQVAAPVTKDQPPPQGKAPELPARTELPPRTELPRRTSSEQPPPQPPRPVDKNETYHIKNINWFDITAAKNPRSTPILVQNANGPCPLVALVNALTLTTPADKNTALVDTLKTREQVSLGLLLDAVFDELMSERRLDPNVPLPDITQLYSFLQGLHTGMNVNPRFIPTESILQSFKRTSLTHIHPSQRGEMSIPGTFEHTKEMTLYSTFSIPLIHGWLPRPDDIFYQSFARQATSYEDVQNLLFREEELDDKLSSSHHHEGLTEEEQQLYQDILSIKSFLHSSATQLTNFGLEVIKKSMKPGSVAILFRNDHFATLYRHPQTLELLTLVTDAGYAGHAEVVWESLVDTTGEKAEFFSGDFRVVGGASHTSSTPAARTQGSGSWADVASSSGNRRSREQGRGGRSSSSEAPTSPTTEQEDRDFAMALQLQEEEDNRHRQEEDRRRREARLSEQYIEQQGRAAQAHNSRGGAGSGRGGSHAASRSTSSLGSSGTANTGRRAPSGVRVTSSTPTVASSNNSATPNRPRPSTQTVRSLIPPVQPAAAANRDPEAGLDDAPPSYEQASQQAAYEPPTGHPAHPASSPTAATSQPASTPGGTQRPSTGASQPSPRVNNAPRTGGSAGGRAPSGSHGYPGAGGAGPGRQGLRQGVPVVPANGRPGVVEEREKCVVM; this is translated from the coding sequence aTGGTTTCTCGAAAACCGCTTCCTCCAAATGCGACATTCGACCCCGCCGTACCATCACATGCTCGATCGCCAGAACCAAAGCCCGATGCACAACAAGAATTCGTATTACCGCCCTTTGAATCCACTGGTGGATTCTGGGACGATACCTCGAACGACATAAACCAAAATCAAAACACCGACGCTGCACAAGACATGTTGAACTCGCACCAGCCAGGCCAGGCTGCTGGCAACTATgcgggcttggaggaggagaatgtcTGGGCTAATAATAATAGCTCTTCCAACCTCGATCGAGTCCCGACAGTTTTGAGGCCCGGAAGCAGCCATCGAATGGACAACACTGGATCTCTGGGAAAAGTGGCGGAGAGGACAGACGCGGGGTTGGATGTCACACGGGTGCCGACCATCCTCAGGCCCGCTGGCGGGCCGTCCAGTCGAGAGACCAACCCATTCAAAAGAAAGATGCATAACCAGGATGGATCTGCGAATCCTGCgtcaacatcctccaccactcctCTCCCAGAATCCCTGACTGGGGCATTTTCAGACCTAGCCGTTGGAGATACGACCAAGAACCCGTGGCAACCAGCGCTTAGCGACAACAGCGCACTTGGCCAACGGCCGTCGTATCAGTTACCAGAGCCGTCGCCAGGGATGGAGGACGGCTGGAAGGGCTCGGAGACACCGCGCCCATCGACATCTACGCCACCCAGGCTCTTGTCACTCCCTTCGGAGGAGGGCTCCGCGGGCTGGGAGAACGAAAGGGACAAGCCCCCTAACATCCAGTTAGGGTTCAcagcggaggaggacgaggttctTGGTGATTCCCACGCCTGGGATGACCTTGGCACTGTCAACAAGGGGAATGGTACAGCCGCCGTGCCCGCTGTTCCTGATAAGGGCGGTTCAGACGACGAGTGGAATTTGATAGACGTGGATCCTCCTCGCTCTAGTCAGCCCAATGTCCAACAAAGTCCCTCTAATTCTAAGCCAAGCCCACCTCGGAGAAGGGATACATGGGAAGACTTTGATGAAGAAAAGGATACTCCCCAGCCGAGCACCTCACAACAGGTAGCAGCGCCCGTAACGAAAGACCAACCGCCGCCTCAGGGGAAAGCTCCTGAACTTCCTGCAAGGACTGAACTTCCACCACGAACAGAGCTTCCTCGACGAACATCAAGCGAGCAACCGCCgccacaacctccccgtcctgTGGACAAGAACGAAACATACCACATCAAGAACATCAACTGGTTTGATATAACGGCTGCCAAAAACCCGAGATCGACGCCTATTCTTGTTCAGAATGCCAACGGCCCCTGCCCTCTTGTTGCTCTTGTCAACGCCCTTACACTTACCACGCCGGCTGATAAGAACACGGCGCTGGTTGATACGCTAAAGACACGAGAACAAGTCAGCCTGGGTTTGCTACTTGATGCTGTGTTCGATGAGTTAATGTCCGAGAGGCGTCTTGATCCAAATGTTCCCTTACCGGATATCACCCAACTTTACAGCTTCCTCCAAGGACTGCACACTGGCATGAACGTCAATCCTCGGTTTATTCCAACAGAGTCTATCTTGCAATCTTTCAAGAGGACGTCACTTACTCACATTCACCCGAGTCAACGCGGCGAGATGTCTATACCTGGAACTTTTGAGCATACCAAGGAGATGACACTGTACTCGACCTTTTCGATACCGCTGATTCACGGCTGGCTGCCTCGTCCGGACGATATTTTTTACCAATCCTTTGCGCGGCAGGCGACTTCCTATGAAGATGTCCAGAATCTGCTTTTCCGGGAAGAGGAGCTAGACGATAAACTAAGtagcagccaccaccacgaggGGTTGACCGAAGAGGAGCAGCAACTGTACCAAGACATTCTTTCGATCAAGTCGTTTTTGCACAGCTCTGCCACGCAGCTTACCAACTTTGGTTTGGAGGTTATCAAGAAGTCGATGAAGCCAGGATCAGTTGCTATCTTGTTCAGAAACGATCATTTCGCCACTCTGTACCGACATCCTCAGACGCTGGAGCTTCTCACGCTGGTTACCGATGCAGGATATGCAGGTCACGCCGAGGTTGTGTGGGAATCTCTCGTCGACACCACCGGCGAAAAGGCCGAGTTCTTTTCAGGAGACTTCCGTGTTGTAGGTGGCGCTTCACATACTTCATCGACGCCCGCTGCTAGAACTCAAGGGTCTGGCAGCTGGGCTGATGTGGCCTCCAGCTCTGGCAACAGACGAAGCAGAGAACAGGGCCGTGGTGGCCGAAGCAGTTCTAGTGAGGccccaacctcgccaacaacCGAACAAGAGGACCGAGACTTTGCCATggccctccaactccaagaggaagaggacaaCCGTCATCGTCAAGAGGAAGACCGCCGTCGTAGAGAAGCCAGGTTGTCAGAGCAGTACATTGAACAGCAGGGACGGGCAGCTCAAGCGCATAACAGCCGTGGTGGGGCCGGCTcaggccgaggaggcagCCACGCTGCGTCTCGTAGTACGAGCTCGTTGGGATCCTCGGGTACCGCCAACACCGGCCGTCGTGCCCCAAGCGGAGTCCGCGTCACTTCATCCACTCCTACAGTAGCTTCCTCGAACAACAGTGCTACGCCCAATCGTCCTCGGCCATCCACGCAAACAGTTAGATCGCTGATTCCGCCTGTTCAGCCGGCGGCCGCGGCGAATAGAGACCCGGAGGCTGGGTTGGATGATGCTCCTCCTAGTTATGAGCAAGCATCTCAACAGGCGGCGTACGAGCCGCCGACTGGTCATCCGGCACACCCCGCTAGTAGCCCAACCGCGGCGACGTCACAGCCAGCGTCTACTCCCGGGGGAACGCAAAGGCCAAGTACGGGCGCTTCTCAACCCTCGCCGAGGGTTAATAATGCCCCTAGAACGGGCGGAAgtgctggggggagggcgcCGAGTGGGAGTCATGGGTATCcgggagctggaggtgctggacCGGGGAGACAAGGGTTGAGGCAGGGGGTTCCAGTTGTGCCTGCTAATGGACGGCCTGGGGTGGtagaggagagggagaagtgTGTGGTGATGTAG
- a CDS encoding hypothetical protein (EggNog:ENOG503P7UW), whose protein sequence is MWQLFASGSLSGSLFFALFSLGPLAEAAQCYGINGQKTSGTQCSRDATGTGSSHSSCCDESRQEACLSSGLCFATQRGDNHTFWSQGCTDPTGMDPACPSYCGRSSQYISMPIQPSYTMLHCGSGAWCCCYDNLGMACNQAQCCARNFTLSRGLGTVTRQFDNNGDSVSISSNGGANPENTIDNPMPGLPANMPPWMRLVPVIAAGLLASLLLASIVALGFSCTQNRRLRRQVESLQNLNTSLTTEKLRSYSISRSSPTPSARPSVSAPSAPPLLITTAAANDDLVSSEPKTSVEDYLPPISARSPLTANTPSRSPHDGPSRTAMERRPSSAWVLENSYANEEPIRTPRTPITAAYHHHLSMVNQALGPSSARSMYGVGSSDPFPQTHPQHHHYQHPQEGQWHGPPGYPIAMPSPVRAAAHEEQRPSWPIREGQNARYTTYTQSGYFPDQSESYNSSTPPEYQYEVGGNSISELPGSAERGKR, encoded by the coding sequence ATGTGGCAGCTCTTCGCCTCCGGTTCGCTCAGCGGCTCCCTATTTTTCGCCCTCTTTTCCCTCGGCCCATTGGCTGAAGCAGCACAGTGCTATGGTATAAACGGACAAAAGACGTCGGGGACACAGTGCAGTCGTGACGCTACAGGAACAGGTTCTTCTCACTCATCATGTTGTGATGAGAGCAGGCAAGAAGCCTGTCTCTCCAGTGGCCTCTGTTTCGCAACTCAGAGAGGGGACAATCACACGTTTTGGTCTCAAGGATGCACTGACCCAACGGGAATGGACCCGGCTTGTCCATCTTACTGTGGGAGGTCGAGCCAGTACATATCTATGCCGATACAGCCATCATATACGATGCTTCACTGCGGAAGCGGCGCctggtgttgctgttacGACAACCTCGGAATGGCATGTAATCAGGCGCAATGTTGTGCACGAAACTTTACCCTTTCTCGAGGATTAGGAACCGTAACGAGGCAGTTCGATAATAATGGCGACAGTGTCAGTATCTCTAGTAACGGAGGAGCGAACCCCGAGAATACAATAGACAACCCAATGCCCGGTTTACCTGCCAATATGCCCCCTTGGATGCGCCTCGTTCCCGTCATCGCAGCCGGTCTGCTTGCTTCACTTCTTCTTGCCAGCATCGTTGCACTTGGATTTTCTTGCACACAGAATAGAAGATTACGGCGCCAGGTTGAATCACTCCAAAATCTCAACACTAGTCTCACCACCGAAAAGCTACGAAGTTATAGCATATCCCGTTCCAGCCCAACTCCGTCGGCGAGGCCAAGTGTTTCTGCCCCATCAGCTCCGCCTCTACTGATTACAACAGCGGCAGCGAACGACGATCTGGTCAGCTCAGAGCCCAAGACTTCAGTTGAAGACTACCTTCCACCGATATCCGCTCGGTCTCCGTTGACAGCAAATACTCCCTCGAGGTCGCCACATGATGGCCCAAGCCGGACCGCAATGGAgaggaggccatcatcagcatggGTCCTTGAAAACAGCTACGCAAATGAAGAGCCAATCCGCACCCCAAGAACTCCCATCACTGCGGCGTATCACCATCACCTGTCAATGGTCAACCAAGCCCTAGGTCCATCGTCGGCGAGATCTATGTATGGGGTTGGGTCATCAGATCCTtttccccaaacccatccacagcaccaccatTATCAACATCCGCAAGAAGGTCAGTGGCATGGACCACCTGGATACCCTATCGCTATGCCATCACCAGTCAGGGCCGCCGCTCACGAGGAGCAAAGACCGAGCTGGCCAATACGGGAGGGACAGAACGCGAGGTACACTACGTACACTCAGAGCGGGTATTTCCCGGACCAATCTGAATCATACAACAGCAGTACGCCGCCAGAGTATCAGTATGAAGTGGGGGGTAATTCGATTTCGGAACTGCCGGGGTCAGCAGAGCGAGGGAAACGTTGA